One stretch of Bradyrhizobium canariense DNA includes these proteins:
- a CDS encoding nuclear transport factor 2 family protein → MDDRTVRAALQRHWDASDASDFNVEHEIYREDAVLDYPQSGERIRGRHNIQESRFVQPNKKRFTVRRIIGSGDLWVTEFVLTYDGIPSYTVSIMEFREGLVAHETQYFADRFDPAPSRAHLVERVG, encoded by the coding sequence ATGGATGATCGAACCGTGCGGGCGGCGCTGCAGCGCCATTGGGATGCTTCGGACGCGAGCGATTTCAACGTCGAACATGAAATCTACCGCGAAGATGCTGTGCTTGATTATCCGCAATCGGGCGAGCGGATCCGCGGCCGGCACAACATTCAAGAGAGCCGATTCGTCCAGCCAAACAAGAAGCGTTTTACGGTCCGGCGCATTATCGGCAGCGGCGATCTCTGGGTCACTGAGTTCGTACTTACCTATGACGGCATACCGTCTTACACGGTAAGCATCATGGAATTTCGCGAAGGACTGGTGGCCCATGAAACGCAATATTTCGCCGATCGGTTTGACCCTGCACCCTCGCGTGCGCACCTTGTTGAGCGAGTAGGCTAA